The stretch of DNA CCAAAAAGCCAATAAGTCATTTTGTGTAAAGGAAAAGACACCTTTCAGCAGTAAATAACAattcatctttaattttatattgGTCACTGTGGTGTTTTAGGTAACAGGCAGTATGCCTACCTTAGACAACTTTGGAGAGAAGCAACTTAAATTTATAGACATTATCCATACACTTAAGCCAAACACCAATATCTTGCTCAAAGACACTCTGGCACATGGTCCACATACTGGAGTTGAACAACCCTCGAGTTCATAGTTCAGCTGCTGCATtaagagattttaaaaaaaaattaaaataaaaaaaataaaaaaattgaagtGAACAGACATTTCTTTTGAGGAACTTTAAGCATATAAAGTATTGTTTGCCAGCATAGCTTTCATCCTCCCTGAGTGACAACTAAGAGACAACTCCATTATTGTGACATACAATGCAGCGACTCAAGAATAAGTTTAAGAAAATGGCGGACACGTATTTTAGTGTCGTGTAGTTGTAGCTTCTGTAGCGACctagaaataaaacatgtacgTAGTACCTGCAACAAGAACATTAAACGTAAGATGAGGAAACGAGTCTCTTGAGGTGGAGTGAgtggctcttaaaagagccTTTTGGGTTCATGTGTAGACATAAGTCTACTTGGAGCTGGTGTACTTGGTGACAGCCTTGGTGCCCTCAGACACGGCGTGCTTAGCCAGCTCACCGGGCAGCAGCAGGCGGACGGCGGTCTGGATCTCCCTGGAGGTGATAGTGGAGCGCTTGTTGTAATGAGCCAGACGAGAGGACTCACCGGCGATCCGCTCGAAGATGTCGCTGACGAATGAGTTCATGATGCTCATGGCCTTAGAAGAGATGCCGGTGTCGGGGTGGACCTGCTTCAGCACCTTGTACACGTAGATGGCATAGCTCTCCTTCctggtctttctcttcttcttgccGGTCTTGGAGACGCTCTTAGACACGGCTTTCTTGGAGCCCTTCTTGGGTGCTTTCACTGGATCAGGCATGATTTCTTCTTTCGCTTCCTTACGATATGTTTGTAGAAACAACACGCCCCAAATTTATATCCACGAATGCAAATCACACTGTGCTATTGCTCAAACGCGATTGGTTATTTGTCTGAGTGAGACAGCGCATGCGCCTTCTTTCCCGCTCAAAGCCGTTTGAAACAACTTCCTGAAACCAGTGACGATGACAAAAACATGGTTTGTGATTTATACCCAGAAATATTACAAACAGATATACTGCCATTAGATCTCAATCGAATTCATTCACTCAAAATATGTATTCATATAGCGAGAGACCGTCTTCatctattcaattcaattttatttatatagtgtcaataacaacaGAAATTGTCTCAACTTTACAAAACCCGGCCTGAAACCCCCAGGGGAAGCCAGAAAACGAAGGAAAAAGTCTTTTAACCTTTGAAGGAAGAAACGATATTACATGGATATCTATCCATCCAATTAAGCTGTTTTAAGGTGGTCTTTCCAGTTTATTAGATACACATATGAATACAAATCCCCCTTCTTCAAGATTAAATTAAGTATTTTTCCcgttgaaattatttttaaattctacTAATCGCTCCtgtgtttcttttgcttttagTTTTCATCTGCAGGGtgttctaaatatatattttgtttttacaaaccTGACAGATTTTGATAAGCCACAGATTCAGTAATGCATGAGTAGCtctgtgattattttttgaGTACCCTGGATGAAGTTAGAGCTCCCAATAGTTATGTATGTAGTTGTACATGGACAGTGAAGGTCATTTAAAATTTATGACATACACAGCAATTAAGTTTAGTCCTAAATCTATAATGGGTCTGTTAAGGCTAAACTGATGTTGCTGGTATTACTGGCATGAACGACAGTTTCATCTTAAGgcttgggctctttgtcctatGCCTAAAACTCTACCTCATTGTTTAACAGTTT from Mugil cephalus isolate CIBA_MC_2020 chromosome 15, CIBA_Mcephalus_1.1, whole genome shotgun sequence encodes:
- the LOC125020776 gene encoding histone H2B 1/2-like — encoded protein: MPDPVKAPKKGSKKAVSKSVSKTGKKKRKTRKESYAIYVYKVLKQVHPDTGISSKAMSIMNSFVSDIFERIAGESSRLAHYNKRSTITSREIQTAVRLLLPGELAKHAVSEGTKAVTKYTSSK